A genomic region of Staphylococcus roterodami contains the following coding sequences:
- a CDS encoding mechanosensitive ion channel family protein — MNQVMNIISSLFEPLTKIETYENIATKIAMIVIYIIVALIVIKILNKMIEQGFKIQNKSKKSNKKRSKTLISLVQNVVKYIVWFIVITTILSKFGISVEGVIASAGVVGLAVGFGAQTIVKDVITGFFIIFESQFDVGDYVKINNGGTTVAEGTVKSIGLRSTRINTISGELTILPNSSMGEITNYSITNGTAIVKIPVSVEENIDNVDKKLNKLFTSLRSKYYLFVSDPVVIGIDAIEDTRVILRISAETIPGEGFAGARIIRKEVQKMFLQEGIKTPQPIMTAYNHSENGV, encoded by the coding sequence ATGAATCAAGTCATGAATATTATTTCATCTCTATTTGAGCCATTAACAAAAATAGAAACATATGAAAATATTGCAACTAAAATCGCTATGATTGTTATTTATATTATCGTAGCCCTCATAGTTATTAAAATACTGAATAAAATGATTGAACAGGGATTTAAGATTCAAAATAAAAGTAAAAAGAGTAACAAAAAGCGCTCTAAAACTTTAATATCTCTTGTTCAAAATGTAGTGAAGTATATCGTTTGGTTTATAGTTATTACGACGATTTTAAGTAAATTTGGCATTAGTGTTGAAGGTGTTATTGCAAGTGCTGGTGTCGTAGGTTTAGCAGTAGGTTTTGGTGCGCAGACCATTGTTAAAGACGTTATCACTGGATTTTTCATTATATTTGAAAGTCAATTTGATGTAGGTGATTATGTTAAAATAAACAATGGTGGTACGACTGTGGCAGAGGGAACGGTTAAATCAATAGGACTTCGTTCAACACGAATCAATACAATTTCAGGAGAATTAACAATTTTACCAAATAGTAGTATGGGAGAAATAACGAACTACTCAATTACAAATGGTACAGCTATCGTTAAAATTCCAGTGTCTGTCGAAGAAAACATTGATAATGTTGATAAAAAACTAAACAAACTATTTACTTCTTTACGTAGTAAATATTACTTATTTGTTAGTGATCCAGTTGTTATTGGTATTGATGCTATTGAAGATACAAGAGTAATATTGAGAATATCTGCAGAAACAATTCCGGGTGAAGGATTTGCTGGAGCTCGAATTATTCGCAAAGAAGTGCAAAAAATGTTTTTACAAGAAGGTATTAAAACACCTCAACCAATTATGACTGCTTATAATCATAGTGAAAACGGTGTTTAG
- the ychF gene encoding redox-regulated ATPase YchF, with translation MALTAGIVGLPNVGKSTLFNAITKAGALAANYPFATIDPNVGIVEVPDARLLKLEEMVQPKKTLPTTFEFTDIAGIMKGASKGEGLGNKFLSHIREVDAICQVVRAFDDDNVTHVAGRVDPIDDIEVINMELVLADLESVEKRLPRIEKLARQKDKTAEMEVRILNTIKEALENGKPARSIDFNEEDQKWVNQAQLLTSKKMLYIANVGEDEIGDDDNDKVKAIREYAAQEDSEVIVISAKIEEEIATLDDEDKEMFLEDLGIEEPGLDRLIRTTYELLGLSTYFTAGVQEVRAWTFKQGMTAPQCAGIIHTDFERGFIRAEVTSYDDYVQYGGESGAKEAGRQRLEGKEYIMQDGDIVHFRFNV, from the coding sequence ATGGCTTTAACAGCAGGTATCGTTGGATTGCCAAACGTTGGTAAATCAACATTATTTAATGCAATAACAAAAGCAGGTGCTTTAGCAGCGAACTATCCATTCGCTACGATTGATCCTAATGTAGGGATTGTAGAAGTGCCAGATGCTAGATTACTTAAATTAGAAGAAATGGTTCAACCTAAAAAGACATTGCCGACTACATTTGAATTTACAGATATCGCTGGTATTATGAAAGGTGCTTCAAAGGGAGAAGGATTAGGTAATAAATTCTTATCACATATTAGAGAAGTAGATGCAATTTGTCAGGTTGTTCGTGCTTTTGACGATGATAACGTAACTCATGTTGCTGGTCGAGTAGACCCTATTGATGATATTGAAGTTATTAATATGGAATTAGTACTTGCGGACTTAGAATCTGTTGAGAAACGATTGCCTAGAATTGAAAAATTAGCACGTCAAAAAGATAAAACTGCTGAGATGGAAGTGCGCATTTTAAATACTATTAAAGAAGCTTTAGAAAATGGTAAACCTGCCCGCAGTATTGACTTTAATGAAGAAGATCAAAAATGGGTTAATCAAGCGCAACTATTGACTTCTAAAAAAATGCTTTATATCGCTAATGTTGGTGAAGATGAGATTGGTGATGACGATAATGACAAAGTAAAAGCAATTCGCGAATATGCAGCACAAGAAGATTCAGAAGTAATTGTTATTAGTGCGAAAATTGAAGAAGAAATTGCAACATTAGATGACGAAGATAAAGAAATGTTCTTAGAAGATTTAGGTATTGAAGAGCCAGGATTAGATCGATTAATTAGAACAACTTATGAATTATTAGGATTATCAACATACTTTACTGCTGGTGTGCAAGAAGTTCGTGCTTGGACATTTAAACAAGGTATGACTGCACCACAATGTGCTGGTATCATTCATACTGATTTCGAACGTGGATTTATTCGTGCAGAAGTAACAAGCTATGATGATTATGTACAATATGGCGGCGAAAGTGGTGCTAAAGAAGCGGGTAGACAACGATTAGAAGGTAAAGAATACATTATGCAAGATGGCGATATCGTTCATTTCAGATTTAATGTATAA
- a CDS encoding DUF951 domain-containing protein, protein MASKYGINDIVEMKKQHACGTNRFKIIRMGADIRIKCENCQRSIMIPRQTFDKKLKKIIESHDDTRR, encoded by the coding sequence ATGGCGTCAAAATATGGAATAAATGATATAGTAGAAATGAAAAAACAACATGCGTGTGGAACAAACCGATTTAAGATTATTAGAATGGGTGCAGACATAAGAATTAAATGTGAAAATTGTCAAAGAAGTATTATGATTCCACGTCAAACGTTTGATAAAAAACTTAAAAAAATCATCGAATCTCATGATGATACACGAAGATAG
- the rpsR gene encoding 30S ribosomal protein S18, whose product MAGGPRRGGRRRKKVCYFTANGITHIDYKDTELLKRFISERGKILPRRVTGTSAKYQRMLTTAIKRSRHMALLPYVKEEQ is encoded by the coding sequence ATGGCAGGTGGACCAAGAAGAGGCGGACGTCGTCGTAAAAAAGTATGCTATTTCACAGCAAATGGTATTACACATATCGACTACAAAGACACTGAATTATTAAAACGTTTTATCTCAGAACGCGGTAAAATTTTACCACGTCGTGTAACTGGTACTTCAGCTAAATATCAACGTATGTTGACTACAGCTATCAAACGTTCTCGTCATATGGCATTATTACCATATGTTAAAGAAGAACAATAA
- the rpsF gene encoding 30S ribosomal protein S6 has translation MRTYEVMYIVRPNIEEDAKKALVERFNGILATEGAEVLEAKDWGKRRLAYEINDFKDGFYNIVRVKSDNNKATDEFQRLAKISDDIIRYMVIREDEDK, from the coding sequence ATGAGAACATATGAAGTTATGTACATCGTACGCCCAAACATTGAGGAAGATGCTAAAAAAGCGTTAGTTGAACGTTTCAACGGTATCTTAGCTACTGAAGGTGCAGAAGTTTTAGAAGCAAAAGACTGGGGTAAACGTCGCCTAGCTTACGAAATCAATGATTTCAAAGATGGCTTCTACAACATCGTACGTGTTAAATCTGATAACAACAAAGCTACTGACGAATTCCAACGTCTAGCTAAAATCAGTGACGATATCATTCGTTACATGGTTATTCGTGAAGACGAAGACAAGTAA
- the ssb gene encoding single-stranded DNA-binding protein — MLNRVVLVGRLTKDPEYRTTPSGVSVATFTLAVNRTFTNAQGEREADFINCVVFRRQADNVNNYLSKGSLAGVDGRLQSRNYENQEGRRVFVTEVVCDSVQFLEPKNAQQNGGQRQQNEFQDYGQGFGGQQSGQNNSYNNSSNAKQSDNPFANANGPIDISDDDLPF; from the coding sequence ATGCTAAATAGAGTTGTATTAGTAGGTCGTTTAACGAAAGATCCGGAATACAGAACCACTCCCTCAGGTGTGAGTGTAGCGACATTCACTCTTGCAGTAAATCGTACGTTCACGAATGCTCAAGGGGAGCGCGAAGCAGATTTTATTAACTGTGTTGTTTTTAGAAGACAAGCAGATAATGTAAATAACTATTTATCTAAAGGTAGTTTAGCTGGTGTAGATGGTCGCTTACAATCCCGTAATTATGAAAATCAAGAAGGTCGTCGTGTGTTTGTTACTGAAGTTGTGTGTGATAGCGTTCAATTCCTTGAACCTAAAAATGCGCAACAAAATGGTGGCCAACGTCAACAAAATGAATTCCAAGATTACGGTCAAGGATTCGGTGGTCAACAATCAGGACAAAACAATTCGTACAATAATTCATCAAACGCGAAACAATCTGATAATCCATTTGCAAATGCAAACGGACCGATTGACATAAGTGATGATGACTTACCATTCTAA